One part of the Thermococcus radiotolerans genome encodes these proteins:
- a CDS encoding DMT family transporter gives MSIILGVIFALSAALLWAVGSLLARVSMRGISSLSLNVLRLFMGALLYLVVLAIYGIPPLGTRGFLILISSALIGFTLGDWLFFESIKILGVSRAALLVTPYPILTMLLAHIFLGRPLTIQIGVGAFLIILAVTILMGESREGRLDPRGVLFSAGAQVLWAAAVVMTDWLVTGNNPLVIAGLRISFGALGALIFVPKILPDVRRMAVMNWATVFLVAFLGTFLGHCFFTTAIKEAGSSIATPAAESSPILAALLAVLFLKEPFTRRLLYAIILTGVGIILISTG, from the coding sequence ATGAGCATCATCCTTGGCGTGATCTTTGCACTCTCCGCGGCCCTTCTGTGGGCGGTTGGCTCGCTGCTCGCCAGGGTCTCCATGCGGGGCATCAGTTCACTCTCGCTCAACGTTCTGAGGCTCTTCATGGGCGCCCTTCTGTACCTCGTGGTTCTGGCCATCTACGGCATTCCTCCCCTCGGAACCCGGGGCTTTTTGATCCTCATCTCCTCGGCCCTGATCGGCTTCACACTAGGGGACTGGCTCTTTTTTGAGTCCATCAAAATACTCGGCGTCTCCAGGGCGGCCCTCCTCGTGACGCCCTATCCAATACTCACGATGCTTCTGGCTCACATCTTCCTCGGAAGACCTCTGACCATCCAGATCGGTGTGGGGGCTTTCCTGATAATCCTTGCGGTAACGATACTCATGGGCGAATCGAGGGAGGGGAGGCTTGACCCCAGGGGAGTCCTCTTCAGCGCCGGCGCGCAGGTTCTCTGGGCCGCCGCGGTCGTCATGACCGACTGGCTCGTCACGGGCAACAACCCCCTCGTCATAGCCGGCCTCAGGATAAGCTTCGGCGCCCTCGGTGCCCTTATCTTCGTGCCGAAGATACTGCCGGACGTCAGGAGAATGGCGGTCATGAACTGGGCGACGGTCTTCCTCGTTGCGTTCCTGGGAACCTTCCTTGGTCACTGCTTCTTCACGACGGCAATAAAAGAGGCTGGTTCGAGCATTGCCACTCCTGCGGCGGAGTCCAGCCCGATTCTGGCTGCCCTCCTGGCCGTGCTTTTCCTGAAGGAGCCCTTCACCAGGAGACTTCTCTACGCCATAATCCTCACGGGCGTCGGGATAATCCTCATCTCAACGGGCTGA
- a CDS encoding indolepyruvate oxidoreductase subunit beta, producing the protein MKEYNIVITGVGGQGILTAANLLGWAALRAGYKVRMGEVHGMSQRFGSVIAYVRFGEEVYGAMVPEGKADVILSFEPVEALRYINYLKKGGLVFTNARPIPPVQVSMGLATYPSLDEIKKVVEEDFQAKFMAFDAEELAVKAGHVITTNVVLIGALTQTPGFPLSAEHVKEVIRVSVPPKAVDVNMKAFDLGVQAAKEMLGL; encoded by the coding sequence ATGAAGGAGTACAACATCGTTATCACCGGAGTTGGCGGCCAGGGAATCCTCACCGCCGCCAACCTTCTCGGCTGGGCCGCCCTCCGCGCCGGCTACAAGGTCAGGATGGGAGAGGTCCACGGAATGAGCCAGCGCTTTGGTTCGGTCATCGCCTACGTCCGCTTTGGAGAGGAGGTCTACGGCGCGATGGTCCCCGAGGGGAAGGCCGACGTTATCCTCTCCTTCGAGCCGGTCGAGGCGCTCCGCTACATCAACTACCTCAAGAAGGGTGGCCTTGTCTTCACGAACGCCAGGCCGATACCGCCGGTCCAGGTTTCGATGGGCCTGGCCACCTATCCGAGCCTCGATGAGATAAAGAAGGTCGTCGAGGAGGACTTCCAGGCCAAGTTCATGGCCTTCGACGCCGAGGAGCTCGCGGTCAAGGCCGGCCACGTGATAACGACCAACGTCGTTCTCATAGGCGCGCTGACCCAGACGCCCGGCTTCCCGCTCTCCGCGGAGCACGTTAAGGAGGTCATCCGCGTCAGCGTTCCGCCGAAGGCCGTCGATGTGAACATGAAGGCCTTCGACCTCGGTGTCCAGGCCGCAAAAGAGATGCTGGGGCTCTGA
- the iorA gene encoding indolepyruvate ferredoxin oxidoreductase subunit alpha, with protein MAKVTDIVLWDKPGEKVILLGNQAIARGALEANIAVYAAYPGTPSSELTDTMAMVAKKAGVYMEYSTNEKVAFETALSAAWSGLRAMTAMKHVGLNVAADTFMSAVGMGVEGGFVIMVADDPSMWSSQNEQDTRVYAKFANVPVLEPSDPMEAKEMTKYAFELSEKFKHFVILRTTTRTSHARGDIILGELPEEIKQAKRKFGNFKKDPSRFVDIPANSRRFHPQILEKIEKIREELSECPFNWIEGDESAKVGIIAPGLAYSYVKEALHWLGVENVKVLKLGTPFPVPYGLLEKFLDGLEKVLIVEELEPVVEEQVKTWAYDKGLKIPIHGKDLVPRVYEMTTRRAVEAVAKFLGLETPINFEELDEKYKKVQAMVPPRPPSLCPACPHRNTFYAIKKAATPRAIFPSDIGCYTLGVLPPLKAVDTTVAMGGSIGVAHGLDVALNGVPGEEQRKTGKEKKVIVATIGDSTFFHTGLPALANAIYNRSNVLIVVVDNLVTAMTGDQPNPGTGDTPHGPGKQIKIEEVAKALGADFVEVVDPYDIKATVETMKRALQVDGVSVVVTRRVCALHRIGELRKARIQWPLYQVNEEKCTGCKICINAYGCPAIYWDAETGKAKIDELMCWGCGGCAQICPFDAFEKVREGEI; from the coding sequence ATGGCGAAGGTTACCGACATTGTGTTGTGGGACAAACCCGGGGAGAAGGTCATACTCCTCGGCAACCAGGCCATAGCGAGGGGTGCCCTTGAGGCCAACATAGCGGTTTACGCGGCCTACCCGGGAACCCCCAGTTCAGAGCTTACCGATACGATGGCGATGGTGGCAAAGAAGGCGGGAGTCTACATGGAGTACTCCACCAACGAGAAGGTTGCCTTTGAAACTGCCCTTTCCGCTGCCTGGAGCGGCCTCAGGGCCATGACGGCCATGAAGCACGTTGGACTGAACGTCGCGGCCGACACCTTCATGAGCGCCGTTGGAATGGGCGTTGAGGGCGGATTCGTCATAATGGTCGCCGACGACCCGAGCATGTGGAGCAGCCAGAACGAGCAGGACACCAGGGTTTACGCGAAGTTCGCCAACGTCCCCGTTCTCGAGCCCAGCGACCCGATGGAAGCCAAGGAGATGACGAAGTACGCCTTTGAGCTGAGCGAGAAGTTCAAGCACTTCGTCATCCTGAGGACGACCACGAGAACGTCGCACGCCAGGGGAGACATAATCCTCGGGGAACTTCCAGAGGAGATAAAGCAGGCAAAGAGGAAGTTCGGAAACTTCAAGAAGGACCCGAGCAGGTTCGTCGACATACCCGCCAACTCGAGGCGCTTCCACCCGCAGATTCTTGAGAAGATAGAGAAGATCCGCGAGGAGCTCAGCGAGTGCCCGTTCAACTGGATAGAGGGCGACGAGAGCGCCAAGGTCGGTATCATCGCTCCGGGACTTGCCTACTCCTACGTGAAGGAGGCCCTCCACTGGCTCGGCGTCGAGAACGTGAAGGTTCTTAAGCTCGGAACCCCGTTCCCTGTCCCCTACGGCCTTCTTGAGAAGTTCCTCGACGGTCTCGAGAAGGTCCTCATCGTTGAGGAGCTCGAGCCCGTCGTCGAGGAGCAGGTCAAGACCTGGGCCTACGACAAGGGACTGAAGATCCCGATCCATGGAAAGGACCTCGTGCCGAGGGTTTACGAGATGACCACCAGGAGGGCCGTCGAGGCCGTAGCCAAGTTCCTCGGCCTTGAGACCCCGATAAACTTCGAGGAGCTCGACGAGAAGTACAAAAAGGTCCAGGCCATGGTTCCGCCGAGGCCGCCGAGCCTCTGTCCCGCCTGTCCGCACAGGAACACCTTCTACGCCATAAAGAAGGCCGCCACGCCGCGCGCCATATTCCCGAGCGATATAGGCTGTTACACCCTCGGTGTCCTCCCGCCGCTCAAGGCCGTTGACACGACCGTCGCGATGGGCGGTTCAATCGGTGTCGCCCACGGTCTGGACGTCGCTTTGAACGGCGTTCCCGGTGAGGAGCAGCGCAAGACCGGCAAGGAGAAGAAGGTCATCGTGGCAACGATAGGTGACTCGACGTTCTTCCACACCGGACTTCCGGCCCTTGCCAACGCGATCTACAACCGCTCCAACGTCCTCATAGTCGTCGTCGACAACCTCGTCACGGCAATGACCGGCGACCAGCCGAACCCGGGAACCGGTGATACACCACACGGGCCAGGCAAGCAGATAAAGATCGAGGAGGTCGCCAAGGCACTCGGCGCCGACTTCGTCGAGGTCGTCGACCCGTACGACATCAAGGCGACCGTCGAGACCATGAAGAGGGCCCTCCAGGTCGATGGAGTGAGCGTCGTCGTCACCAGGCGCGTCTGTGCCCTCCACAGGATAGGAGAGCTCAGGAAGGCCAGGATACAGTGGCCGCTCTACCAGGTCAACGAGGAGAAGTGTACCGGCTGTAAGATATGTATCAACGCCTACGGCTGTCCGGCAATCTACTGGGACGCCGAGACCGGAAAGGCCAAGATAGACGAGCTCATGTGCTGGGGCTGCGGCGGATGTGCGCAGATCTGTCCGTTCGACGCCTTTGAGAAGGTCAGGGAGGGAGAGATATGA
- a CDS encoding thiolase domain-containing protein translates to MRKAVIIGAGMTPVGEHWKLGLRDLAVEALLNAMDDAGIDRVDSLYVGNMISGSFVEQENLGALIADWAGLGNIPAVKIEAACASGGAAVQEGVKAVLSGLEDVVAVVGVEKMTDAWPSDATRYLAYAADAEWELFHGASFVALNALVMRYYMKTYGYTEEDLALFAVNAHANGAKNPYAMFKRPIKVETVLKSPYVADPLKLFDASPVCDGAASVIITTPEKAKELGVPKEKWVEVAGMGRAIDTINLANREDLLVLKAAKVAAERAYKMAGVEAKDIDFFEVHDAFTVMAALSLEALGVAKKGEGAKLAKEGQIAIDADYPIQTMGGLKARGHPVGATGVYQTVEAVLQLRGEAPSQVPDAEIGLTQNIGGTGSNITVNVFRRV, encoded by the coding sequence ATGAGGAAGGCAGTCATAATCGGTGCCGGTATGACCCCGGTTGGGGAGCACTGGAAGCTCGGATTGAGGGACCTCGCAGTCGAGGCGCTCCTCAACGCGATGGACGACGCTGGGATAGACAGGGTCGATTCTCTATACGTTGGAAACATGATCTCAGGATCCTTCGTTGAGCAGGAGAACCTCGGCGCGCTCATAGCCGACTGGGCCGGACTTGGAAACATCCCTGCCGTTAAAATCGAGGCCGCCTGTGCCAGCGGCGGTGCCGCGGTTCAGGAGGGCGTTAAGGCCGTCCTCAGCGGGCTGGAAGACGTGGTCGCTGTCGTCGGCGTCGAGAAGATGACCGACGCCTGGCCGAGCGACGCCACCAGATACCTTGCCTACGCTGCCGATGCCGAGTGGGAGCTGTTCCACGGGGCAAGTTTCGTAGCCCTAAACGCGCTCGTGATGCGCTATTACATGAAGACCTATGGCTACACCGAGGAGGATCTGGCACTCTTCGCAGTTAACGCGCACGCCAACGGCGCCAAGAACCCCTACGCCATGTTCAAGCGCCCGATTAAGGTTGAGACCGTTCTCAAGAGCCCCTACGTTGCCGACCCGCTCAAGCTCTTCGACGCCTCGCCGGTCTGTGACGGTGCGGCATCGGTGATAATCACAACGCCCGAGAAGGCGAAGGAGCTAGGCGTTCCGAAGGAGAAGTGGGTCGAGGTTGCAGGAATGGGGCGCGCCATAGACACAATAAACCTCGCCAACAGGGAGGACCTCCTCGTTCTGAAGGCCGCCAAAGTCGCCGCCGAAAGGGCCTACAAGATGGCCGGCGTTGAGGCCAAGGACATCGACTTCTTCGAGGTTCACGATGCCTTCACCGTCATGGCGGCACTCAGCCTCGAGGCCCTCGGCGTTGCCAAGAAGGGAGAGGGAGCGAAGCTGGCCAAGGAGGGGCAGATAGCGATTGACGCGGACTACCCGATACAGACCATGGGAGGTCTCAAGGCTCGCGGTCACCCGGTCGGGGCCACAGGAGTTTACCAGACGGTTGAGGCCGTCCTCCAGCTCCGCGGTGAGGCGCCGAGCCAGGTGCCTGACGCGGAAATCGGCCTGACCCAGAACATAGGTGGAACCGGTTCGAACATAACCGTTAACGTCTTTAGGAGGGTCTGA
- a CDS encoding hydroxymethylglutaryl-CoA synthase: MKKLLKPRREVGIVGYGVYVPMYRIKAEEIGRVWGVSSFPIQEKAVPGLDEDALTIGIEAARNALRRARINPALIRAVWFGSESKPYAVKPTGTVIAEAIGATPDVSTADFEFACKAGTEALQTAIGFVGSEMADYAMAIGADTAQGRPGDHLEFTAGAGGAAFIVGEKSSETVAYFEGSYSYVTDTPDFWRRQHEHYPRHGNRFTGEPAYFHHIVNAAKILMEELDLTVDEFDYAVFHQPNVKFPLTIGKILGIPKEKILPGLLSGIIGNTYSGATMVGVSAVLDIAKPGDRILWVSFGSGAGSDAFSIVVQDAIEEKRELAPKTMDYVNRKKYIDYALYAKARRKYIL, encoded by the coding sequence ATGAAAAAGCTCCTGAAGCCAAGGCGCGAAGTCGGCATCGTCGGCTACGGTGTCTACGTCCCAATGTATAGAATCAAAGCCGAAGAGATAGGAAGGGTCTGGGGAGTTTCCAGCTTCCCGATACAGGAGAAGGCCGTCCCCGGTCTCGACGAGGACGCGCTCACGATAGGAATTGAGGCCGCGAGAAACGCACTCAGGAGGGCTCGCATAAACCCGGCGCTCATCAGGGCCGTGTGGTTTGGAAGCGAGAGCAAGCCCTACGCCGTCAAGCCCACCGGCACGGTCATAGCCGAGGCCATCGGCGCCACACCCGATGTAAGCACGGCCGACTTCGAGTTCGCCTGTAAGGCCGGAACCGAGGCACTACAGACTGCCATAGGTTTCGTCGGCTCCGAGATGGCCGACTACGCCATGGCCATCGGTGCCGACACCGCACAGGGAAGGCCCGGCGACCACCTCGAGTTCACCGCTGGAGCGGGTGGAGCGGCCTTCATAGTCGGTGAGAAGAGCAGCGAGACCGTCGCCTACTTCGAGGGCAGCTACTCCTACGTTACAGACACGCCGGACTTCTGGAGGCGCCAGCACGAGCACTACCCAAGGCACGGCAACAGGTTCACCGGTGAGCCTGCCTACTTCCACCACATAGTCAACGCGGCTAAGATTCTCATGGAGGAATTAGACCTCACTGTGGATGAGTTTGATTATGCAGTCTTCCACCAGCCGAACGTCAAGTTCCCGCTTACCATCGGTAAGATACTTGGAATTCCAAAGGAGAAGATACTCCCCGGACTTCTCTCGGGCATCATTGGAAACACCTACAGCGGTGCAACGATGGTCGGTGTTTCAGCGGTTCTCGACATAGCCAAGCCCGGCGACAGGATTCTGTGGGTCAGCTTTGGCTCCGGCGCGGGAAGCGACGCCTTCAGCATAGTCGTTCAGGACGCCATCGAGGAGAAGCGTGAGCTGGCTCCGAAGACCATGGACTACGTGAACAGGAAGAAGTACATAGACTACGCCCTCTACGCGAAGGCGAGGAGGAAGTACATCCTGTGA
- a CDS encoding histone deacetylase family protein, translating into MPLRIFYSPLFREHRPEGYHPENPTRLDYAIRGLSENGLWDEELILEPESVSPSDVLMIHDEEYVERVRELANTFEYLDPDTYVSPGTWEAALTALGAARNAVKSAVKKKGLYLALVRPPGHHAGRSGRAFNASTLGFCIFNNSAFAAHTLKELDGKALVIDFDAHHGNGTQEIFWNDDGVIHIDLHERDIYPWSGYEHDVGGRDAEGSKINVPMPHYSMDDDYLLAWREVVLPVLEAVKPKVVVVSAGFDGFQGELLTTLRLTERFFRYAGATLSRYSLAVIFEGGYNVGLMKGLPAFIDGYLKGEPERGPIEPSYEALSTVHRVVEIQREWWEL; encoded by the coding sequence TTGCCCCTCAGAATCTTTTACTCCCCCCTTTTCAGGGAGCACAGGCCGGAGGGCTATCACCCCGAGAACCCAACCAGGCTGGACTACGCCATAAGGGGCCTCTCGGAAAATGGTCTGTGGGATGAAGAGCTGATTCTGGAGCCGGAGTCAGTATCGCCCTCCGATGTCCTTATGATACACGATGAAGAGTACGTGGAGCGCGTCAGGGAACTGGCGAACACATTCGAATACCTCGACCCCGACACCTACGTATCCCCCGGCACGTGGGAAGCGGCCCTCACAGCCCTTGGCGCAGCGAGGAATGCCGTAAAGTCCGCGGTGAAGAAAAAAGGCCTGTACCTGGCCCTCGTCAGGCCCCCCGGACACCATGCTGGCAGATCCGGAAGGGCTTTCAACGCCTCAACCCTCGGTTTCTGCATCTTCAACAACAGCGCCTTCGCGGCTCACACCCTCAAAGAGCTCGATGGAAAGGCCTTGGTCATAGACTTCGACGCCCACCACGGCAACGGAACTCAGGAGATATTCTGGAACGATGACGGTGTAATCCACATCGACCTCCACGAGCGCGACATCTATCCCTGGAGCGGCTACGAACACGACGTGGGGGGAAGGGACGCCGAGGGGAGCAAGATAAACGTCCCCATGCCGCACTACTCGATGGATGACGATTATCTACTGGCGTGGAGGGAGGTTGTTCTGCCCGTTCTGGAGGCGGTGAAACCGAAAGTTGTGGTGGTCTCCGCCGGCTTCGACGGCTTCCAGGGTGAACTTCTGACGACCCTCAGGCTGACGGAGAGGTTCTTCCGCTACGCCGGTGCAACGCTCTCGCGCTATTCCCTGGCGGTTATCTTCGAGGGCGGCTACAATGTGGGACTGATGAAGGGGCTCCCGGCTTTCATCGATGGCTACCTGAAAGGTGAACCGGAGAGGGGGCCGATAGAACCGAGCTATGAGGCCCTGTCCACAGTTCACCGCGTGGTGGAGATTCAGAGGGAATGGTGGGAGCTGTAG
- a CDS encoding DUF356 domain-containing protein — protein sequence MRNTMVLVRTDNFQKASIALADLVRYGGMEIRGDPRIIPPALSDWAFEKISGEKPRRRFRAHVIAQINLPPAKAIGRLMDIHPPAHILVIPPDSEVWEELIRLWGTFEKLKGFHPPKRTKAEELRKKREEEELEEL from the coding sequence ATGAGAAACACGATGGTTTTAGTAAGGACCGACAACTTCCAGAAGGCCAGCATAGCCCTTGCCGACCTGGTGCGCTACGGCGGCATGGAGATACGCGGCGACCCAAGGATCATCCCCCCCGCCCTGTCCGACTGGGCCTTCGAGAAGATAAGCGGCGAGAAGCCGAGGAGGCGCTTCAGGGCGCACGTGATTGCCCAGATAAACCTTCCGCCGGCGAAGGCGATAGGAAGGCTCATGGACATCCACCCCCCGGCGCATATACTCGTGATACCCCCCGACAGCGAGGTCTGGGAGGAGCTGATTCGCCTCTGGGGCACCTTTGAGAAGCTCAAGGGATTCCACCCGCCGAAGAGAACCAAGGCGGAGGAACTCAGGAAGAAGAGAGAAGAGGAAGAACTGGAAGAGCTCTGA
- a CDS encoding TATA-box-binding protein: MVDMSNVKLRIENIVASVDLFTQLNLEKVIEICPNSKYNPEEFPGIICRFEEPKVALLIFSSGKLVVTGAKSVEDIERAVNKLIQMLKKIGAKFGRAPQIDIQNMVFSGDIGMEFNLDAVALSLPNCEYEPEQFPGVIYRVKEPRAVILLFSSGKIVCSGAKSEHDAWEAVRKLLRELEKYGLIEEEEEW; encoded by the coding sequence TTGGTTGACATGAGCAATGTAAAGCTCAGAATCGAAAACATCGTTGCTTCTGTGGATCTTTTTACGCAGCTGAACCTTGAAAAAGTCATAGAGATATGTCCCAACTCCAAGTACAACCCCGAGGAGTTCCCGGGGATAATATGCCGTTTCGAGGAGCCCAAGGTGGCGCTCCTTATATTCAGCTCCGGCAAGCTCGTCGTCACTGGCGCAAAGAGCGTCGAGGACATAGAGCGCGCCGTCAACAAGCTCATCCAGATGCTCAAGAAGATAGGAGCCAAGTTCGGCCGCGCCCCGCAGATAGACATCCAGAACATGGTTTTCAGCGGAGACATCGGCATGGAGTTCAACCTCGATGCAGTCGCTCTGAGCCTGCCGAACTGTGAGTACGAACCCGAGCAGTTCCCCGGCGTTATCTACCGCGTCAAGGAGCCGAGGGCTGTGATACTGCTCTTCTCGTCCGGGAAGATCGTCTGCTCCGGAGCGAAGAGTGAGCACGACGCCTGGGAAGCCGTTAGAAAGCTCCTCCGCGAGCTGGAGAAGTACGGTCTCATCGAGGAAGAGGAAGAGTGGTGA
- a CDS encoding GNAT family N-acetyltransferase has protein sequence MSGVRIERLQRLDQETLERLIEIYMRGYEGMREYGGEGESYAKRYLRWCWDKAKDGFFIAKVGDEIAGFIVCDNDWYSKYEGRTVGAIHEFVVDRRFQGHGIGHLLMEKCLEYLGKHNDRIELWVGERNEKAIKFYEDYGFRRVGQSGIWVRMVKDLQKDDNRKPLRDG, from the coding sequence ATGAGCGGGGTAAGGATAGAGAGGCTCCAACGGCTCGACCAAGAAACGTTGGAGAGGCTCATTGAAATCTACATGCGAGGCTACGAGGGAATGCGCGAGTACGGCGGGGAAGGGGAGAGCTACGCGAAGCGCTACCTTCGGTGGTGCTGGGACAAGGCGAAGGACGGCTTCTTCATCGCAAAGGTCGGCGACGAGATAGCGGGCTTCATAGTCTGCGACAACGACTGGTACAGCAAGTACGAGGGGAGAACGGTCGGGGCGATTCACGAGTTCGTGGTGGACAGGCGCTTCCAGGGACACGGCATAGGGCACTTGCTTATGGAGAAGTGCCTGGAGTACCTGGGGAAGCACAACGATAGGATAGAGCTCTGGGTGGGCGAGAGGAACGAGAAGGCCATCAAGTTCTACGAGGACTACGGCTTCAGGCGCGTCGGCCAGAGCGGGATATGGGTGCGCATGGTGAAAGACCTGCAAAAGGATGATAATAGAAAACCGCTGAGGGATGGTTGA
- a CDS encoding Zn-ribbon domain-containing OB-fold protein: MARPMQVSRYWRHFREKYMLIGGKCENGHVHFPKRSVCPVCGSRKIEEIELSGKGKVLSWTIVRNPPSGFEYYKPFPLALVELEEGPVVLAQLTDVDPEEIDFGMEVEVVTKKIREFEEDGIILYGYKFRPPLK, from the coding sequence ATGGCGCGCCCGATGCAGGTTTCCCGCTACTGGAGGCACTTCCGTGAGAAGTACATGCTCATAGGCGGAAAGTGCGAGAACGGCCACGTGCACTTCCCGAAGAGGTCCGTCTGCCCGGTCTGCGGCTCGAGGAAGATCGAGGAAATCGAGCTGAGCGGCAAGGGCAAGGTCCTCAGCTGGACCATCGTCAGGAACCCGCCCAGCGGCTTCGAGTACTACAAGCCCTTCCCGCTGGCGCTCGTGGAGCTCGAAGAGGGGCCCGTCGTCCTCGCCCAGCTGACGGACGTCGACCCGGAGGAGATAGACTTCGGCATGGAGGTCGAGGTCGTCACCAAGAAGATAAGGGAGTTCGAGGAGGACGGAATAATCCTCTACGGCTACAAGTTCAGGCCTCCGCTGAAGTGA
- a CDS encoding fibrillarin-like rRNA/tRNA 2'-O-methyltransferase encodes MRIKKGRFPGVYVFVDEDGSEKIATKNLVPGQKVYGERLIKFEGEEYRVWNPRRSKLAAAILNGLENFPIKPGSKVLYLGVASGTTASHVSDIVGWEGKVFGVEFSPRVLRELVPLVDERRNIVPILGDATKPEGYRALVPKVDVIFEDVAQPTQAKILIDNAKIYLKSGGYGMISVKSRSIDVTKEPGQVFKEVEKELASYFEVVERLSLEPYEKDHALFVVRKP; translated from the coding sequence ATGAGGATTAAGAAGGGCAGGTTCCCCGGCGTTTACGTCTTCGTTGATGAGGACGGTAGCGAGAAGATAGCCACCAAGAACCTCGTTCCGGGCCAGAAGGTCTACGGCGAGAGGCTGATTAAGTTCGAGGGCGAGGAGTATCGGGTCTGGAATCCGAGGCGCTCAAAGCTCGCCGCTGCCATACTCAACGGCCTGGAGAACTTCCCGATAAAGCCGGGCTCGAAGGTTCTCTACCTTGGAGTCGCGAGCGGAACGACCGCTTCCCACGTCAGCGACATCGTCGGCTGGGAGGGGAAGGTCTTTGGCGTGGAATTCTCACCTAGGGTCCTGAGGGAGCTCGTCCCGCTGGTTGATGAGCGCAGGAACATCGTGCCGATACTCGGCGATGCGACAAAGCCTGAGGGTTACCGTGCGCTCGTGCCTAAGGTCGACGTCATCTTTGAGGACGTCGCCCAGCCGACGCAGGCGAAGATACTCATAGACAACGCCAAGATCTACCTCAAGAGCGGCGGCTACGGCATGATAAGCGTCAAGAGCAGGAGCATCGACGTGACCAAGGAGCCGGGGCAGGTCTTCAAGGAGGTCGAGAAGGAGCTCGCGAGCTACTTCGAGGTCGTTGAGAGGCTTTCGCTCGAACCCTACGAGAAGGACCACGCGCTGTTCGTTGTGAGGAAGCCATAA
- a CDS encoding multiprotein bridging factor aMBF1, translating to MGKAKPRYCEICGAPIRGPGHKIRLEGAEVLVCNRCYEKYGGKKPGTFSIMPTGRQPARRTYSRPARPRPSSKPRTERPLYTEEIVEDYAERVYRAIQRSGKSYEELSHEIGLSMNDLRAIAHGYREPTIKEARKLEKYFKITLIERAETEIEKKASIPKDYEPTLGDIANIKIKKRKKK from the coding sequence ATGGGGAAAGCCAAGCCTAGATACTGCGAGATATGCGGTGCTCCAATAAGGGGACCCGGCCACAAGATAAGGCTTGAGGGGGCGGAGGTTCTCGTTTGCAACCGCTGTTACGAGAAGTACGGTGGAAAGAAGCCCGGAACGTTCAGCATCATGCCGACCGGCAGGCAGCCGGCGAGGAGAACCTATTCACGGCCGGCCAGGCCGAGGCCATCATCCAAGCCCAGGACCGAGAGGCCGCTCTACACCGAGGAGATAGTTGAGGATTACGCCGAGAGGGTTTACAGGGCTATACAGCGCTCGGGGAAGAGCTACGAGGAGCTTTCCCATGAGATAGGCCTTTCGATGAACGACCTGAGGGCCATAGCCCATGGCTACCGCGAGCCGACGATAAAGGAAGCAAGAAAGCTGGAGAAGTACTTCAAGATAACCCTCATCGAGCGTGCCGAGACCGAGATCGAGAAGAAGGCCTCGATTCCCAAGGACTACGAGCCAACGCTCGGTGACATAGCCAACATCAAGATCAAGAAGCGGAAGAAGAAGTGA